The following coding sequences lie in one Deltaproteobacteria bacterium IMCC39524 genomic window:
- a CDS encoding sulfite oxidase: MDKNMERDTQQGTISQEAPADSGVSRRSFLRKSSVAAMAAAVGSQIPFGDLLPEGMQLVGMAHAEEAMKIEGKIPEMVVLNTKPLNAEPPPHFLDEDITPYNKMFVRNNGIPPVKVDAAAWKLTIEGESAKRSVSFSIAELKKKFKEHTLQIQLECGGNGRSEYNPPAKGNQWRVGAISCAEWTGVRLRDVLEDVGLKDDAVYIGYYGADTHVSGDPKKVVISRGVPISKAMEDESLIAWAMNGKDIPLLHGYPLRLVTGGWPASTCGKWLNRIVIRDKVHDGPKMTGMSYRVPGYPVAPGTNVPKEDMVIIESMPVKSLVTFPKTGTVASLGDSLEVRGHAWAGDYAVKSVDVSIDFGSTWQSCSLKSPRNRLAWQNWTTKVKFPQAGYFEVWTRATDENGKMQPMVVPGWNPRGYLNNACHRVAVKVV; encoded by the coding sequence ATGGACAAAAACATGGAGCGTGACACTCAGCAAGGCACGATTTCTCAAGAGGCACCGGCTGATTCGGGTGTCTCCAGACGATCTTTCCTTCGCAAAAGCAGCGTCGCAGCAATGGCTGCGGCGGTCGGGTCGCAGATACCGTTCGGTGACCTGTTGCCAGAGGGAATGCAACTGGTCGGCATGGCCCATGCCGAGGAGGCGATGAAAATCGAAGGGAAAATCCCTGAGATGGTCGTTCTCAACACAAAGCCGCTCAACGCAGAACCCCCCCCACACTTCCTGGATGAAGACATCACCCCTTACAACAAAATGTTCGTTCGCAACAATGGCATCCCACCGGTCAAAGTTGACGCAGCGGCATGGAAGCTTACGATTGAAGGCGAATCGGCAAAACGTTCTGTCAGCTTCTCAATCGCAGAGCTGAAAAAGAAATTCAAAGAGCATACACTTCAGATTCAACTCGAATGCGGTGGCAACGGTCGCTCCGAATACAATCCACCGGCAAAAGGCAACCAGTGGCGGGTTGGGGCAATTTCCTGTGCGGAATGGACCGGTGTTCGCCTGCGTGATGTCCTCGAGGATGTTGGCCTCAAGGATGACGCTGTTTATATCGGTTACTATGGTGCCGATACCCATGTTAGCGGAGACCCCAAGAAGGTCGTTATCTCTCGTGGGGTTCCGATTTCCAAGGCCATGGAAGACGAATCGCTGATTGCCTGGGCCATGAACGGCAAAGACATTCCGTTGCTGCACGGCTATCCTTTGCGCCTGGTCACTGGCGGCTGGCCTGCTTCGACCTGTGGCAAGTGGCTGAATCGTATTGTCATCCGCGACAAGGTTCATGACGGGCCCAAGATGACCGGTATGTCATACCGTGTACCGGGCTATCCCGTTGCTCCGGGGACAAATGTGCCTAAGGAAGACATGGTTATCATTGAGTCGATGCCGGTTAAATCGTTGGTCACTTTCCCCAAGACCGGAACGGTTGCCTCGCTGGGAGACTCCCTCGAAGTGCGTGGCCATGCCTGGGCCGGAGACTACGCCGTCAAATCAGTGGATGTCTCGATTGATTTTGGCAGCACATGGCAATCCTGTTCATTGAAGTCCCCACGCAACAGACTGGCCTGGCAAAACTGGACGACCAAAGTCAAGTTCCCGCAGGCCGGCTATTTCGAAGTCTGGACCCGTGCCACTGATGAGAATGGCAAGATGCAGCCGATGGTTGTACCGGGCTGGAATCCACGCGGCTATCTGAACAATGCGTGCCATCGGGTCGCAGTGAAAGTTGTTTGA